In Nitrospira defluvii, the sequence AGCGGGGGCAATGCCCAACACGTCTGCCGGCTAGGTTGTGGCCGTGAGGAGTTGAACGTTAGGAGCGAAAGACTTGGACAAGAACTCCCGTTCGGGTGGTGGAGTTTGTTTTCCGCATGATGTGTTTGATGTGTTCCTTGACGGTCTGTTCGGTAATTTTGAGAGCGTTCGCAATTTCCTTGTTCGTCCACCCCTTCGCGAGGTTTTCGACTACCGATTGCTCTCTGTTCGTGAGCTGGAATCGTTCTTTAGCCTGGTCGGTACCGAGCTTCTGCCGCCGCCCTAATTCTTCCAACGTCACGACTAAGCGCGCATATTGGACTCCGCCACGATCAGGCAGACCGAAGCCTCGAAGCAGCACTGGTTGGTTAGGGTTCCCAGCGATTCGCTTGACCTCAAACTGCTCCCAATCTTTCGCTTCAGTACGAACTTGAAGTGCCTTGATAATTTCCGCGCAGAGTTCGGTAAGAACTGATGGAAGCACTCCTTGTGCCGCTTTGGCTGGTACGCCTCCGTTTTCTGCCATATTGATGAGTTTCGACAATTCGGTAGCTTGTCGGTTCATGTGCAACAACTGCATTGAAGAAGACAACACGACAATTCCCGCACCTGCACGTTGGTCGGCCAGATTATCTGCGGGTTCCTGAGAGGGGATAGCATTGAGAGTCACGGTGATACTCCGTAAGGTTCGTAATCTCGCTAGACAATTGATCGGTTTCTGATAACCTAAAGCATGTGCGCGTTACTAGTAATGCTACATAATACTTT encodes:
- a CDS encoding response regulator transcription factor — protein: MTLNAIPSQEPADNLADQRAGAGIVVLSSSMQLLHMNRQATELSKLINMAENGGVPAKAAQGVLPSVLTELCAEIIKALQVRTEAKDWEQFEVKRIAGNPNQPVLLRGFGLPDRGGVQYARLVVTLEELGRRQKLGTDQAKERFQLTNREQSVVENLAKGWTNKEIANALKITEQTVKEHIKHIMRKTNSTTRTGVLVQVFRS